The Sulfurimonas crateris genomic interval TGTGCTGGTACTTAAGTCCAAAAAGGAAAGAAACCTGTTTATTATTAGCTTTTGTGAAAACTATGAGTCTTTAAGAACACACAACCATATTTTAACTATTTGGTTGATAAATATATTATACGAAGGAAAAAAATGAAAAATCTACTAAAATCATTAGCTCTCTTGGCGGCTATATCAGCTACAACACTATTTGCAGGCTCAGGACATAGTCATGACGCAGAGCATGGTCATAGCCACGCATCGGTAAAAGTCAGTGAAGAGAAGGTAAAGCAGATAGCTAAAAGAGAGCTCCAAGGATTGATTAAACGCTCCAAGATCGATAAAAGCTGGTCTAGCATAGAGGCACAAAGCACGGAGAAAAAGAGTTTTGGCGGTAAAATGGAGTGGGTG includes:
- a CDS encoding DUF6488 family protein, whose translation is MKNLLKSLALLAAISATTLFAGSGHSHDAEHGHSHASVKVSEEKVKQIAKRELQGLIKRSKIDKSWSSIEAQSTEKKSFGGKMEWVAVFINESVKDVKKQKLYVFVSEYGEVTGANYSGK